A region of Paucidesulfovibrio longus DSM 6739 DNA encodes the following proteins:
- a CDS encoding 3-methyl-2-oxobutanoate dehydrogenase subunit VorB codes for MADKIFIKGNEAVARGALAAGCKCFFGYPITPQNDIPEFMSKAIVDAGGEFVQAESEVAAANMLLGAGATGVRSMTSSSSPGISLKQEAISYMAGSGIPAVVVNMNRGGPGLGDIGPAQGDYYQSTRGGGHGDYRLLVYAPATGQEAYDLTIKAFDMAFKYRNPVMILGDAILGQMKEPIVPWQPELPGDEEGAEWRLQGTGGREKRLIKSLFLEEGALAGQNQYLQAKYEKMQGEIEYEAFETDDADLIVCAYGSIGRIAKSAVRKLRKAGHKVGLFRPITLYPFPAAPLLEMAKAGKRFLTVEHNLGQMVDDVRLSIRTVADSDFFAIYPGNLPTPDEFEEPILKSLEGK; via the coding sequence ATGGCGGACAAGATTTTCATCAAGGGGAACGAGGCAGTGGCGCGCGGCGCGCTGGCCGCGGGCTGCAAATGCTTCTTCGGCTACCCCATCACCCCGCAGAACGACATTCCCGAATTCATGTCCAAGGCCATCGTGGACGCGGGCGGCGAGTTCGTCCAGGCCGAGTCCGAGGTGGCCGCGGCCAACATGCTGCTCGGCGCGGGCGCCACGGGCGTGCGCTCCATGACCTCCTCCTCCTCGCCCGGCATCTCGCTGAAGCAGGAGGCCATTTCCTACATGGCCGGCAGCGGCATTCCCGCCGTGGTCGTGAACATGAACCGCGGCGGCCCGGGACTCGGCGACATCGGCCCGGCCCAGGGCGACTACTACCAGTCCACGCGCGGCGGCGGACACGGCGACTACCGCCTACTCGTCTACGCCCCGGCCACGGGCCAGGAGGCCTACGACCTGACCATCAAGGCCTTTGACATGGCCTTCAAGTACCGCAACCCGGTCATGATCCTGGGCGACGCCATTCTCGGCCAGATGAAGGAGCCCATCGTGCCCTGGCAGCCGGAGCTTCCCGGCGACGAGGAAGGCGCGGAATGGCGTCTGCAAGGCACCGGAGGCCGCGAAAAGAGGCTGATCAAGTCCCTGTTCCTGGAGGAAGGCGCCCTGGCCGGGCAAAACCAGTACCTCCAGGCCAAGTATGAAAAGATGCAGGGCGAGATCGAGTACGAAGCTTTCGAGACGGACGACGCCGACCTGATCGTCTGCGCCTACGGCTCCATCGGCCGCATCGCCAAGAGCGCGGTCCGCAAGCTGCGCAAGGCCGGACACAAGGTCGGACTGTTCCGGCCCATCACGCTCTATCCTTTCCCGGCGGCGCCGCTGCTGGAAATGGCCAAGGCGGGCAAACGCTTTCTCACCGTCGAGCACAACCTCGGCCAGATGGTGGACGACGTCAGGCTTTCCATCCGCACCGTGGCGGATTCGGATTTCTTCGCCATCTACCCCGGCAACCTGCCCACCCCGGACGAATTCGAGGAACCCATCCTCAAGAGCCTGGAGGGGAAATAA
- a CDS encoding 4Fe-4S binding protein gives MSRIEVLEDRCKGCLLCTTVCPVQIIVQSERFNQNGYKVAEVPDEDKDKCTGCTSCALICPDLAIRVYKTPKAKKGED, from the coding sequence ATGTCCCGAATCGAAGTATTGGAAGACCGTTGCAAAGGTTGCCTGCTCTGCACCACGGTCTGCCCCGTGCAGATCATCGTGCAGTCCGAGCGGTTCAACCAGAACGGGTACAAGGTCGCCGAAGTGCCGGACGAAGATAAGGACAAGTGCACGGGCTGCACATCCTGCGCGCTGATTTGCCCGGACCTGGCCATCCGCGTGTACAAGACCCCGAAAGCCAAGAAGGGGGAGGACTGA
- the queA gene encoding tRNA preQ1(34) S-adenosylmethionine ribosyltransferase-isomerase QueA: protein MHPDNELKSYTYELPEDRIAQTPAARRQDSRLLHLDRAAGRTSLGMFADLPALLPPGALLVANNSKVVPARLFGQKPTGGKVEFLLLTPLPLLDFIEDASGLKTAEAWGLLRASKAPKPGEAVQLGPRLSLRVLERAEFGRCRVALFWRGSIKEIVESEGRMPLPPYIHRQAGDEDVSRYQTVYAREDKAGSVAAPTAGLHFTPQVREALLAKGCRWAEVTLYVGYGTFSPVRAEDIREHVMHEEYIEVPRETAEAVRLAKAEGRPVVAVGTTSARSLEGMHRALGEIGPYKGMTDIFIKPGYEFQVVDKLLTNFHLPESSLLIMVSALAGRVTTLDAYSEALRNGFRFFSYGDAMLIS from the coding sequence ATGCACCCAGACAACGAACTGAAAAGCTACACGTACGAACTGCCGGAAGACCGCATCGCCCAGACTCCTGCCGCCCGCCGCCAGGACTCCAGGCTGCTGCATCTCGACCGCGCGGCCGGGCGCACCAGCCTCGGAATGTTCGCGGACCTTCCCGCGCTGCTGCCGCCGGGCGCCCTGCTCGTGGCAAACAATTCCAAGGTGGTGCCAGCGCGCCTCTTCGGCCAGAAGCCCACCGGGGGCAAGGTCGAATTCCTGCTGCTGACCCCCCTGCCCCTGCTCGACTTCATCGAGGACGCTTCGGGACTGAAAACCGCCGAGGCCTGGGGCCTTTTGCGCGCGTCCAAGGCTCCGAAACCGGGCGAAGCCGTCCAGCTCGGACCGCGCCTTTCCCTGCGGGTGCTGGAGCGGGCCGAATTCGGCCGCTGCCGTGTGGCGCTCTTCTGGCGCGGAAGCATCAAGGAAATCGTCGAATCCGAAGGTCGCATGCCGCTGCCGCCCTATATCCACCGCCAGGCCGGGGACGAGGACGTGAGCCGCTACCAGACGGTCTACGCCCGCGAGGACAAGGCCGGGAGCGTCGCCGCGCCCACAGCCGGGCTCCACTTCACCCCGCAGGTGCGCGAGGCCCTGCTGGCGAAAGGCTGCCGCTGGGCCGAGGTCACGCTCTACGTGGGCTACGGCACCTTCAGCCCGGTGCGGGCCGAAGACATCCGCGAGCACGTCATGCACGAGGAATACATCGAAGTTCCACGTGAAACAGCCGAAGCCGTACGCCTGGCCAAGGCCGAGGGCCGTCCCGTGGTGGCCGTGGGGACCACGAGCGCCCGGAGCCTGGAGGGCATGCACCGCGCCCTGGGCGAAATAGGGCCCTACAAGGGCATGACGGACATCTTCATCAAACCCGGATACGAATTCCAGGTGGTGGATAAACTGCTGACGAATTTCCATTTGCCAGAGTCATCTCTTCTTATTATGGTTTCAGCCCTAGCTGGAAGAGTAACCACCCTCGATGCCTACAGCGAGGCTCTCCGTAACGGATTTCGCTTCTTTTCGTACGGTGACGCCATGCTCATTTCTTGA
- a CDS encoding helix-turn-helix domain-containing protein — MNWLSVAEVAKITRIPAPTARRYASLFRDFLPSRKVGRVMKYSEDAVRIFETISSLYQEGHVTGEIEDALKQEYSRSAELAPDQADIPAIGMGGDFANSFKEVMDKFGQCLQIIADQKTMIERQREDIQKLKTAFVLLSRSQKRLRQLPAPAPAALDTSVLEERTALLAKKDSELEEMALNLSFDTSDIKAKLQILESELIRLRKDRREMEKFFQSKIDRMREED; from the coding sequence ATGAACTGGTTGTCCGTGGCGGAAGTAGCCAAAATAACCCGGATACCCGCGCCTACGGCGCGGCGCTACGCTTCGCTGTTCCGTGATTTCCTGCCCAGCCGCAAGGTCGGAAGGGTCATGAAATATTCCGAGGATGCCGTGCGCATCTTCGAGACCATTTCCAGCCTCTACCAGGAGGGCCACGTCACCGGCGAGATCGAGGACGCCCTCAAGCAGGAGTATTCCCGCTCCGCGGAACTCGCCCCGGACCAGGCGGACATACCCGCCATCGGCATGGGAGGCGATTTTGCGAACTCCTTCAAGGAAGTCATGGACAAGTTCGGGCAATGCCTTCAGATCATCGCGGACCAGAAAACCATGATCGAACGGCAGCGCGAAGACATTCAAAAACTGAAGACCGCCTTCGTGCTTCTTTCCCGCAGCCAGAAGCGGCTTCGCCAGCTTCCTGCGCCTGCACCTGCCGCCCTGGACACCAGCGTCCTGGAAGAGCGAACCGCCCTGCTGGCCAAAAAGGATTCCGAGCTGGAAGAAATGGCTTTGAATCTTTCCTTCGATACCTCCGACATCAAGGCCAAGCTTCAGATACTGGAATCCGAACTGATCCGGCTGCGCAAGGATCGCCGCGAGATGGAAAAGTTTTTCCAGTCCAAGATAGACCGTATGCGGGAAGAGGACTGA
- the coaBC gene encoding bifunctional phosphopantothenoylcysteine decarboxylase/phosphopantothenate--cysteine ligase CoaBC translates to MDTDLLFRGYLGKRVHLGVTGSVAAYKAIDLVRGLLDCNVSVSATLTDAAAKFVTPLSFAALGADPVYGAMFADGDDPYAHLGPGRAADVLAVAPCTANSLAKFACGLADDMLSCQVLAHAGPLLLAPAMNPAMWEAPATKENVARLRDRGVELVFPGSGKVACGDVGNGRLAPVAAILGHVCRLLSPQDLSGVRVLLTLGPTREKFDAVRFWSNPSTGRMGACLATAAWLRGAQVHVVAGPCSLQLPDGVARTDVTSAREMHAAVSDLWPDMDIACCTAAVADFRPRPFGETKMKKDVIGEGGLTVAFDSNPDILAGLGASKRRDQRLIGFAAETDDLRANAAAKLERKNLDLIVANPVNAHGSGFGSRTNSVLVLDRTGRREEWPSLDKSEVAWRIWDHLAEI, encoded by the coding sequence ATGGACACCGATCTGCTCTTTCGCGGATATCTGGGTAAGCGGGTCCATCTCGGCGTGACCGGAAGCGTGGCCGCGTACAAGGCGATCGACCTTGTGCGCGGCCTTCTGGACTGCAACGTTTCCGTTTCGGCCACGCTCACGGATGCGGCCGCGAAATTCGTGACTCCGCTTTCCTTTGCCGCGCTCGGCGCGGACCCTGTCTACGGGGCCATGTTCGCGGACGGGGACGACCCCTATGCCCACCTCGGGCCGGGCAGGGCGGCCGACGTTCTGGCCGTGGCTCCCTGCACGGCGAACAGCCTGGCCAAGTTCGCCTGCGGTCTGGCAGACGACATGCTCTCCTGCCAGGTGCTCGCCCATGCCGGTCCCTTGCTTTTGGCCCCGGCCATGAACCCCGCCATGTGGGAAGCCCCGGCCACCAAGGAAAACGTGGCCCGTCTTCGTGACAGGGGCGTAGAGCTGGTTTTTCCCGGTTCCGGGAAGGTAGCCTGCGGCGATGTTGGAAACGGCCGTCTGGCCCCTGTGGCGGCGATTTTAGGCCATGTGTGCCGTCTGCTCTCTCCGCAGGATCTTTCCGGTGTTCGTGTGCTGCTCACTCTCGGCCCCACCCGCGAGAAATTCGACGCGGTGCGCTTCTGGTCCAACCCCTCCACCGGACGCATGGGAGCCTGCCTTGCCACGGCGGCCTGGCTGCGCGGCGCCCAGGTGCACGTGGTTGCCGGTCCATGCTCGTTGCAGCTTCCGGACGGGGTCGCGCGCACGGACGTGACTTCCGCCAGGGAGATGCACGCTGCGGTTTCCGATCTTTGGCCCGATATGGACATTGCCTGCTGCACGGCTGCGGTGGCGGATTTCCGGCCTCGTCCCTTCGGCGAGACCAAGATGAAGAAGGACGTCATCGGCGAGGGGGGATTGACGGTCGCGTTCGATTCCAACCCCGATATTCTTGCCGGTCTGGGCGCGTCCAAGCGCCGTGATCAACGCCTGATCGGCTTTGCCGCGGAAACGGACGACTTGCGCGCCAATGCCGCGGCCAAGCTGGAGCGCAAGAATCTTGATCTTATCGTGGCGAATCCCGTGAACGCGCATGGTTCCGGATTCGGCAGCAGGACCAACAGCGTGCTCGTCCTTGATCGCACCGGACGCAGGGAAGAGTGGCCCTCTTTGGATAAATCGGAAGTCGCGTGGCGGATATGGGATCACCTGGCCGAAATCTGA
- a CDS encoding NAD-dependent epimerase yields the protein MKILVTGAAGFIGFHLSRKLLGQGHSVVGLDILNDYYDVNLKLARLAILQKNPDFRHARINLADAPAMERLFQEEGFDIVVNLAAQAGVRYSIENPRSYVDSNIVGFFNILEGCRHNKVKHLCYASSSSVYGMNTKMPLSTHDAVDHPMSLYAASKKSNEMMAHSYSNLFDLPTTGLRFFTVYGPWGRPDMALFLFTKAILAGEPINVFNYGKMERDFTYVDDIVEGVARVMFHIPQGNPDWDGNNPDPATSPKPYQIYNIGNNNKVELNKYIEELEKQLGKKAERNLLPMQPGDVPATWADVDDLVRDVDFQPSTSIEVGIARFVEWYRSYFKM from the coding sequence ATGAAGATACTCGTCACTGGCGCCGCCGGATTCATAGGCTTTCATCTTTCCCGCAAACTGCTGGGACAGGGTCACAGCGTCGTTGGCCTGGATATTCTCAACGACTATTATGATGTGAACCTCAAGCTGGCCCGGCTGGCGATTCTTCAGAAGAACCCTGATTTCCGCCACGCCCGCATCAACCTTGCCGACGCGCCCGCCATGGAACGGCTGTTTCAGGAAGAGGGCTTCGACATCGTGGTCAACCTCGCGGCTCAGGCCGGAGTGCGCTACAGCATTGAAAACCCGCGCAGCTACGTCGATTCCAACATCGTCGGCTTTTTCAACATTCTGGAAGGCTGCCGCCATAACAAGGTCAAGCATCTTTGCTACGCCTCTTCCAGCTCCGTTTACGGAATGAATACGAAGATGCCGCTGAGCACGCATGACGCGGTCGATCATCCCATGAGCTTGTATGCGGCCAGCAAGAAATCCAATGAGATGATGGCCCATTCCTACAGCAACCTTTTCGACCTGCCGACCACGGGCCTTCGGTTCTTCACTGTTTACGGTCCCTGGGGCCGCCCGGACATGGCGCTGTTCCTCTTCACGAAAGCCATCCTCGCAGGCGAGCCCATCAACGTATTCAACTACGGTAAGATGGAGCGCGACTTTACTTATGTAGATGATATTGTCGAAGGCGTCGCGCGCGTCATGTTTCACATCCCGCAAGGGAACCCCGACTGGGACGGGAACAATCCGGACCCGGCCACGAGCCCCAAGCCTTACCAGATCTATAACATCGGCAACAACAACAAGGTTGAGCTGAACAAATACATCGAAGAGCTTGAAAAACAGCTTGGCAAGAAGGCGGAGCGCAACCTCCTGCCCATGCAGCCCGGTGATGTTCCCGCCACCTGGGCCGATGTGGACGACTTGGTGCGGGACGTTGACTTCCAGCCGAGCACCTCCATCGAGGTCGGAATCGCCCGTTTTGTGGAGTGGTATCGCTCCTATTTCAAGATGTAA
- a CDS encoding ParA family protein yields the protein MARIIVMANQKGGVGKTTTAVNLGACLAVMEKKVLIVDCDPQGNASSGLGFYPSDQRENIYTSLFNPENVRNAICQTEIPFLSLLPGTPDMAGAEVELADKIGREYYVRDLIAPLDDDYDYILLDCPPSLGILTVNALCAARELLVPLQCEYYALEGIAQLLMTYELVRKRLNPDLAILGVVLTMYDSRNRLSWQVKNEVRRAFPQHLFESIIPRNVRLSEAPSFGKSVITYDIKSKGAEAYLQLAQEVENSQTAVA from the coding sequence GTGGCTAGAATCATTGTCATGGCAAACCAGAAGGGCGGTGTCGGTAAGACCACGACCGCAGTGAACCTTGGCGCTTGCCTTGCCGTCATGGAAAAGAAAGTCTTGATCGTGGATTGCGATCCTCAGGGCAACGCGTCCAGCGGCCTCGGCTTTTATCCCAGCGATCAGCGCGAGAACATCTATACGTCGCTTTTCAATCCTGAGAACGTGCGCAATGCCATTTGCCAGACGGAGATTCCTTTTCTTTCTCTGCTTCCGGGAACCCCGGACATGGCCGGCGCTGAAGTCGAACTCGCCGACAAGATTGGTCGCGAATATTACGTGCGCGACCTGATTGCGCCTCTGGATGATGATTATGACTATATCCTGCTCGACTGCCCGCCTTCGCTCGGCATCCTGACCGTGAACGCGTTGTGCGCGGCCCGCGAGCTGCTTGTCCCTCTTCAGTGCGAGTATTACGCTCTGGAGGGCATTGCGCAGCTCTTGATGACCTACGAGCTCGTGCGCAAACGCCTCAATCCGGACCTTGCGATTCTTGGCGTGGTGCTGACCATGTACGATTCGCGCAACAGGCTCTCCTGGCAGGTCAAGAATGAGGTTCGCCGGGCGTTCCCGCAGCACCTCTTCGAATCGATCATCCCCCGCAATGTGCGCCTGTCCGAGGCTCCCAGCTTCGGCAAATCCGTAATCACCTACGACATCAAGTCCAAGGGAGCCGAGGCGTACCTGCAACTGGCCCAGGAAGTGGAAAACAGCCAGACTGCCGTGGCCTAG
- a CDS encoding ParB/RepB/Spo0J family partition protein, with the protein MSTGSRGLGRGLDALLGGANRDEPVNPAEVRQLPIHSIRPNPHQPRMEFSEQGLADLSASIKTQGVLQPILVRPLTAGQFELVAGERRLRASKMAGLREIPALVREMNDQESLAIALIENLQREDLNAIEEALGYKQLMEQFGLSQEDLAKSVGKSRSALANSMRLLNLAQPVQDDIKQGRMTAGHGRALMAVADAETAAKLHERILGEGLSVRQAEAQASYWKEHGSLPDAEALERLDERPKKRPQSGTREVNPEIVEVQRELSKALSRKVSISGDATQGKLTVPFSSLEDLHELAELLGVR; encoded by the coding sequence ATGTCTACAGGTTCGAGGGGACTTGGTCGCGGTCTGGACGCCCTCTTGGGCGGCGCAAACCGCGACGAGCCGGTCAATCCGGCCGAGGTGAGGCAGCTTCCCATTCATTCCATCCGGCCCAATCCGCACCAGCCCCGCATGGAATTCTCCGAGCAGGGACTCGCGGATTTGTCTGCCAGCATCAAAACCCAGGGCGTCTTGCAGCCCATTCTCGTCCGGCCCCTCACGGCAGGACAGTTCGAGCTGGTCGCCGGCGAACGCCGTCTGCGGGCTTCCAAGATGGCAGGCCTTCGGGAAATTCCCGCGCTCGTGCGGGAAATGAACGACCAGGAAAGCCTGGCCATCGCGCTCATCGAGAACCTTCAGCGGGAGGATCTCAACGCCATTGAAGAGGCGCTCGGCTACAAGCAGCTCATGGAGCAGTTCGGCCTCAGCCAGGAAGACCTGGCCAAGAGCGTGGGCAAGAGCCGCTCGGCCCTGGCCAACTCCATGCGCCTGCTCAACCTTGCCCAGCCCGTGCAGGACGACATCAAGCAGGGCCGCATGACCGCCGGCCACGGCAGGGCGCTCATGGCCGTGGCGGATGCCGAAACCGCAGCCAAACTGCACGAGCGCATCCTCGGCGAGGGGCTTTCGGTTCGACAGGCCGAGGCCCAGGCTTCCTACTGGAAGGAGCATGGCTCCCTTCCGGACGCGGAGGCGCTGGAGCGGCTGGATGAAAGGCCGAAGAAGCGCCCACAGAGCGGGACGCGGGAGGTCAATCCTGAAATCGTCGAGGTCCAGCGGGAACTCAGCAAGGCGCTTTCGCGCAAGGTTTCCATTTCCGGAGACGCGACCCAGGGAAAGTTGACCGTGCCGTTCTCCTCCTTGGAAGACCTGCACGAACTGGCGGAACTGCTCGGCGTCCGCTGA
- the rfaE1 gene encoding D-glycero-beta-D-manno-heptose-7-phosphate kinase, whose product MKERIPQLAGHDVLIIGDLMLDHYLIGTVDRISPEAPVPVVAVTREESLLGGAGNVARNIAALGGLPTLITVAGEDEHAICLGGHCDQANINLRVHRIPTRPTTVKTRIIAHNQQVVRVDKEHTDPLDPADYDVLLKMIRDELPGRKVIILSDYGKGLLSREFMTRFNALIAALPQRPMILVDPKTRNYDLYGGVDLLTPNAKEASEGAHLPVNSREEIIAAGQAIFDRLSCKHLLITLGGQGMALFDTRDKVYHIPTFARKVFDVTGAGDTVIATLALGLASDLDLLTSCVFANYAAGIVVGQIGAAVATLDELVEAARNLPEPDISTWHN is encoded by the coding sequence ATGAAAGAACGCATTCCCCAGCTCGCCGGGCATGATGTGCTGATCATCGGCGATTTGATGCTGGACCATTATCTCATCGGGACCGTGGACCGCATTTCACCGGAGGCCCCCGTGCCAGTGGTGGCGGTCACTCGTGAGGAATCCCTCCTTGGCGGAGCGGGCAACGTGGCCCGGAACATCGCCGCCCTGGGCGGTCTGCCGACCCTGATCACCGTGGCCGGCGAGGACGAGCACGCCATCTGCCTTGGCGGACACTGCGACCAGGCAAACATCAACCTGCGCGTTCACAGGATTCCCACGCGCCCGACCACGGTAAAAACCAGGATCATTGCACATAATCAGCAGGTGGTCAGGGTGGACAAGGAACACACTGATCCGCTTGATCCCGCTGATTACGATGTCCTCCTGAAGATGATCCGCGACGAACTTCCGGGACGCAAGGTGATCATCCTTTCCGATTACGGCAAAGGGCTGCTATCCAGGGAGTTTATGACTAGATTCAATGCCCTGATCGCGGCTCTTCCGCAGCGGCCCATGATTCTCGTGGACCCGAAAACCCGGAACTATGATCTCTATGGCGGGGTTGATCTGCTCACCCCGAATGCCAAGGAAGCGAGCGAGGGCGCGCATCTTCCCGTGAACAGCCGCGAAGAGATCATCGCGGCCGGTCAGGCGATCTTCGACCGCCTGAGCTGCAAGCATCTGCTGATCACCCTTGGCGGGCAGGGCATGGCGCTGTTCGATACCAGGGACAAGGTGTATCACATTCCGACATTCGCCCGGAAAGTCTTCGATGTTACCGGCGCGGGAGACACGGTCATCGCGACCCTGGCTCTCGGACTCGCCAGTGATCTCGACCTGCTCACGTCCTGCGTCTTTGCGAACTACGCCGCTGGGATCGTTGTGGGTCAGATCGGCGCTGCCGTCGCCACCTTGGATGAGCTTGTGGAAGCGGCGAGAAACCTCCCGGAGCCGGATATATCGACGTGGCATAACTAG
- a CDS encoding ATP-dependent 6-phosphofructokinase, producing the protein MSKSKETGIRLDTAIPVLGEPKVKTGVDTCRFVDSCEEYHINLTDEDLDEDLAEFRTGQNVTMEKAGPRQYLYFDPSKTRCAVVTCGGLCPGINDVIRAIVLESFHNYNVQSVIGIPFGLQGFVPSYGHEPIALTPESVANIHQFGGTMLGSSRGPQDPAVIVDTLERMNVNCLFIIGGDGTMRAAQAIVEEITRRGIKIAVIGVPKTIDNDISFVTRSFGFDTAVEKATEAIQCAHVEATGVDRGIGMVKVMGRESGFIAGQAALALKEVNYVLIPECRFDLDGPDGLLESLDRRLENRRHAVIVCAEGAGQEFCSSSGQTDASGNPVLCDISSLLIDRIKAYFREKNKNVTIKFIDPSYIIRSVPANANDRVYCGFLGQHAVHAAMAGKTGMVVSQLQSRYVHLPLHLVTRNRKTVKVKSDFWHAVLESTGQELRHCKSATRNGFPENG; encoded by the coding sequence ATGAGCAAGAGCAAGGAGACCGGAATTCGGCTGGACACGGCAATTCCGGTTCTGGGCGAACCAAAGGTCAAAACCGGCGTGGATACATGCCGGTTCGTGGACTCCTGCGAGGAGTACCACATCAACCTCACGGACGAGGATCTCGACGAGGATCTTGCTGAATTCCGGACCGGGCAGAACGTGACCATGGAAAAGGCCGGTCCCAGGCAATATCTCTACTTCGATCCCTCCAAGACGCGCTGCGCCGTGGTCACCTGCGGCGGGCTCTGCCCCGGAATCAACGACGTGATCAGGGCCATCGTCCTGGAGTCCTTCCACAACTACAACGTCCAGTCCGTGATCGGGATCCCCTTCGGCCTCCAGGGATTCGTCCCGTCCTACGGTCACGAGCCGATAGCCCTGACTCCGGAAAGCGTGGCCAACATCCACCAGTTCGGCGGAACCATGCTCGGCTCCTCGCGCGGGCCGCAGGATCCCGCCGTGATCGTGGACACCCTGGAACGCATGAACGTGAACTGCCTGTTCATCATCGGCGGAGACGGCACCATGCGCGCGGCCCAGGCCATCGTGGAGGAGATCACGCGGCGCGGCATCAAGATCGCGGTCATCGGCGTGCCCAAGACCATCGACAACGACATCAGCTTCGTGACCCGCTCCTTCGGGTTCGATACCGCGGTGGAAAAGGCTACCGAGGCCATCCAATGCGCGCATGTGGAAGCCACGGGTGTGGATCGGGGCATCGGCATGGTCAAGGTCATGGGCCGAGAATCCGGGTTCATTGCCGGACAGGCCGCTCTGGCGCTCAAGGAAGTCAACTACGTGCTCATCCCGGAATGCCGCTTCGACCTGGACGGGCCGGACGGGCTGCTGGAATCTCTGGATCGGCGGCTGGAAAACCGGCGTCATGCGGTGATCGTCTGCGCGGAGGGAGCAGGGCAGGAGTTCTGCTCCTCTTCGGGCCAGACCGATGCTTCGGGAAATCCCGTACTCTGCGACATCAGTTCCCTGCTCATCGACCGCATCAAGGCTTACTTCCGGGAAAAGAACAAGAACGTGACCATCAAGTTCATCGATCCCAGCTACATCATCCGCTCGGTCCCGGCCAACGCGAACGACCGCGTCTATTGCGGATTCCTCGGACAGCATGCCGTGCACGCCGCCATGGCGGGCAAGACCGGGATGGTCGTATCCCAGCTTCAGTCCCGCTACGTGCATCTGCCGCTGCACCTCGTGACCCGCAACCGGAAAACGGTCAAGGTCAAGTCCGATTTCTGGCACGCCGTTCTCGAATCCACGGGACAGGAACTGCGGCATTGCAAGAGCGCGACGCGCAACGGATTCCCGGAAAACGGCTGA
- a CDS encoding helix-turn-helix domain-containing protein — MSDSPKPPTLLTVQEVADLLRVHQRTAYRLITRGDIKAIKIGSQWRVAEAALLEFIESGWKTAAKRQPKPGKGPQQLRLPLDEE, encoded by the coding sequence ATGAGCGACTCGCCGAAACCACCGACCTTGCTCACGGTGCAAGAGGTGGCCGACCTGCTCCGGGTGCATCAGCGCACGGCATACCGCCTGATCACGCGTGGAGACATCAAGGCCATCAAAATCGGCAGCCAGTGGCGCGTGGCCGAGGCGGCCCTGCTGGAGTTCATAGAATCTGGCTGGAAAACGGCGGCCAAGCGCCAGCCCAAGCCGGGAAAAGGTCCGCAGCAATTGCGGCTTCCCCTGGACGAGGAGTAG